The following are from one region of the Roseimicrobium gellanilyticum genome:
- a CDS encoding acyltransferase: MEQPSPNDSFYVLGADAQVDPGVILGYRYPGDSKPTRIGDHAIIRSGSIIYANTTIGHRFQCGHQVLIRGEVTIGNRCVVHHKCTLEGRLRIGDGVKIMAHVYLPSTTVIGNMVFIGPCTTFLNDRLPMRRAAPVEGASIEDHVTIGGGVTICPGITIGRGSFIAAGAVVNKDVPPHTLAMGVPARHYPLTEPMGAGNMPELLLPQTDLFGSHHDDTWKSEPFPAP; encoded by the coding sequence ATGGAGCAGCCCAGTCCAAATGATAGCTTCTATGTATTGGGCGCTGACGCGCAGGTGGATCCCGGCGTGATCCTTGGCTACCGCTATCCCGGAGATTCGAAGCCCACCCGCATCGGCGACCACGCGATCATCCGCTCCGGCTCCATCATCTATGCAAACACCACGATCGGTCACCGCTTCCAATGCGGGCATCAGGTGCTGATCCGGGGCGAGGTGACCATCGGCAACCGGTGTGTGGTGCATCACAAGTGCACCCTGGAGGGCCGGTTGCGCATCGGCGATGGCGTGAAGATCATGGCGCATGTCTATCTCCCCAGCACCACAGTGATTGGCAATATGGTCTTCATCGGACCTTGCACCACATTCTTGAACGACCGCCTGCCCATGCGTCGCGCTGCCCCGGTGGAAGGTGCGAGCATTGAAGATCACGTCACCATCGGCGGAGGAGTAACCATCTGCCCGGGTATCACCATCGGGCGCGGCTCCTTCATTGCCGCGGGCGCGGTGGTGAACAAAGATGTGCCACCCCACACCCTGGCCATGGGCGTTCCCGCCCGCCACTATCCGCTCACTGAACCCATGGGTGCAGGGAACATGCCTGAACTGCTCCTGCCACAGACGGATCTCTTCGGCTCCCACCATGATGACACCTGGAAAAGTGAACCCTTTCCCGCACCATGA
- a CDS encoding MFS transporter: MTASTQDISSRVRNRVMWRLMPYLVLLYVIAYLDRVNVSYAALEMTADLGFTEKTYGLGAGIFFIGYFLLEVPGAVIASRWGVRKWICRIMLTWGIFAVAMGFIQNAQQFYWLRFLIGAAEAGFFPAIIVYLGHWFRGADKAKAVAIFMSAISLAMVIGGPISGLLLNLQWFGMEGWRWLFILEGIPAIVLGITTWFFLTERPENATWLPAEEKAWLVNELDRERAARELEGKQHASSILEAIRNPQVLLFSAAYFFGLIASNGLGYWLPKMIKSMSGFTNMEVSLLVSLPYSLGVVAKVAAGWSSDRTRERRWHTIALMVVGSFGLVALATWQGHLAIAIVCLCIAVIGLMGYTSSFWAYATSFLAGTANAAAIGLINSVGNLGSFVGPYGMGWLKEETTGYTAGLLALAASAAITALLVFAVRVDRQEKHQPRG, from the coding sequence GTGACTGCCTCGACTCAAGACATCAGCTCACGCGTCCGGAATCGGGTGATGTGGCGGCTCATGCCGTATCTCGTCCTGCTCTATGTGATCGCCTATCTCGATCGCGTGAACGTCAGCTACGCGGCGCTGGAGATGACCGCGGACCTCGGTTTCACGGAGAAGACGTATGGGCTCGGAGCAGGCATCTTCTTCATTGGCTATTTCCTGCTGGAAGTGCCCGGTGCCGTCATCGCATCGCGATGGGGTGTGCGAAAGTGGATCTGCCGGATCATGCTGACCTGGGGGATCTTCGCGGTGGCCATGGGATTCATCCAGAATGCGCAGCAGTTCTACTGGCTGCGCTTTCTCATCGGTGCGGCGGAGGCGGGATTCTTCCCGGCGATCATCGTGTACCTGGGGCACTGGTTCCGTGGTGCGGACAAGGCGAAGGCCGTGGCGATCTTCATGTCCGCCATCTCCCTGGCAATGGTGATCGGCGGTCCCATCTCCGGCTTGCTGTTGAATCTACAGTGGTTTGGCATGGAGGGATGGCGCTGGCTCTTCATCCTCGAAGGCATTCCTGCGATCGTATTGGGGATTACCACATGGTTCTTCCTGACGGAGCGGCCTGAGAACGCAACGTGGCTGCCCGCTGAGGAGAAAGCCTGGCTCGTGAATGAGCTGGATCGCGAGCGTGCCGCGAGAGAACTCGAAGGCAAACAGCATGCCTCCTCCATCCTGGAAGCCATCAGGAATCCGCAGGTGCTGCTGTTCTCTGCCGCTTACTTCTTCGGCCTCATCGCTTCCAATGGGCTCGGCTACTGGTTGCCAAAGATGATCAAGTCGATGTCAGGCTTCACCAATATGGAAGTGTCCCTGCTCGTTTCGCTCCCCTACTCACTGGGCGTGGTGGCGAAGGTAGCCGCCGGATGGTCCTCCGATCGCACGCGCGAGCGCCGCTGGCACACGATTGCGCTCATGGTCGTGGGCAGCTTCGGTCTGGTGGCCCTCGCCACGTGGCAGGGGCATCTGGCAATCGCCATCGTGTGCCTGTGCATCGCCGTGATTGGCCTCATGGGCTACACCTCCAGCTTCTGGGCCTATGCCACCAGCTTCCTTGCCGGCACGGCGAATGCCGCGGCGATTGGTTTGATCAACTCGGTGGGAAATCTCGGCAGCTTCGTCGGCCCCTACGGCATGGGCTGGCTAAAGGAGGAAACCACCGGATATACTGCCGGACTGCTCGCCCTGGCCGCATCAGCTGCAATCACGGCCTTGCTGGTGTTTGCCGTGCGTGTGGACCGTCAGGAGAAACATCAGCCGCGCGGATGA
- a CDS encoding glucose 1-dehydrogenase has translation MMRLDGKVAVVTGASKGIGAAIAKRLGAEGASVVVNYATSREGADKVVNAITSGGGKAIAAQADVAKQADVTRLFNEARDAYGKVDILVNNAGLYRGAPVGEITEENFHVHFNLNVLGLIFATQEALKYMGEGGSIINVSSVLSTLSSPGTPVYNATKSAVDGLTRTFSKELAPKKIRVNSVNPGLIETEGIHAAGIINYADAVVAMTPLGRLGQPDDIAPVVAFLASADSGWITGECLYAAGGLR, from the coding sequence ATCATGAGACTCGACGGAAAAGTAGCAGTCGTCACGGGAGCGTCCAAAGGCATCGGAGCAGCCATTGCCAAGCGCCTCGGAGCAGAGGGCGCCTCCGTGGTGGTGAACTACGCCACCAGTAGGGAGGGCGCGGACAAGGTGGTGAATGCCATCACCTCGGGAGGCGGCAAGGCCATCGCTGCGCAAGCGGATGTGGCAAAGCAGGCCGACGTCACACGCCTCTTCAACGAGGCGCGTGACGCCTATGGGAAGGTGGACATCCTGGTGAACAACGCAGGCCTCTATCGCGGAGCCCCCGTGGGTGAGATCACCGAAGAGAACTTTCACGTACATTTCAATCTGAACGTTCTCGGCCTCATCTTCGCGACCCAGGAGGCACTCAAGTACATGGGTGAAGGTGGCAGCATCATCAATGTGAGCTCTGTACTCAGCACGCTGTCCTCACCGGGCACTCCTGTGTACAACGCCACCAAGTCCGCCGTGGATGGACTCACCCGCACCTTTTCAAAGGAACTCGCTCCAAAGAAGATTCGTGTGAACTCCGTCAATCCGGGCCTGATCGAAACCGAGGGCATCCACGCCGCCGGGATTATCAACTACGCAGACGCAGTCGTTGCCATGACTCCGCTTGGGCGTCTCGGCCAGCCGGATGACATCGCACCTGTGGTTGCCTTCCTGGCTTCGGCAGATTCCGGATGGATCACGGGCGAATGCCTCTACGCTGCTGGAGGCCTGCGCTGA
- a CDS encoding alpha/beta fold hydrolase, which produces MSYITTKDGTQIYYKDWGTGQPVVFSHGWPLTADAWEAQMFFLASNGYRCIGHDRRGHGRSSQPWDGNHMDQYADDLAELFEKLDLKNVIMIGHSTGGGEVARYIGRHGTSRVAKAVLMGAVPPIMLKTEANPGGLPIEVFDGFRAAYLADRAQFFLDVASGPFFNFNRPGAKVSQGVIQSWYNQGMMSGHKNAYDCIKAFSETDFTEDLKKFDVPTLIIHGDDDQIVPIGASAMLSSKLVKNSILKIYPGGSHSLGDTAKEQLNKDLLEFIQS; this is translated from the coding sequence ATGAGCTACATCACCACCAAAGACGGCACGCAGATCTACTACAAGGACTGGGGCACTGGACAGCCGGTCGTCTTCAGCCACGGATGGCCACTCACTGCAGATGCGTGGGAGGCACAGATGTTCTTCCTGGCCTCCAATGGCTACCGCTGCATCGGGCATGACCGCCGCGGTCACGGGCGCTCCAGCCAGCCGTGGGATGGCAATCACATGGACCAGTACGCGGATGATCTCGCCGAGCTCTTTGAGAAACTCGACCTCAAGAATGTGATCATGATTGGCCACTCCACCGGAGGTGGCGAAGTTGCGCGTTACATCGGCCGCCATGGCACCAGCCGTGTGGCCAAGGCAGTGCTCATGGGGGCGGTGCCTCCCATCATGCTGAAGACGGAGGCGAATCCGGGCGGGCTACCGATTGAAGTGTTCGATGGTTTCCGTGCCGCCTACCTCGCGGACCGCGCCCAGTTCTTCCTGGATGTGGCCAGTGGCCCATTCTTCAACTTCAACCGCCCCGGGGCGAAGGTCTCCCAAGGTGTCATCCAGTCCTGGTACAACCAGGGCATGATGTCCGGGCATAAGAATGCCTACGACTGCATCAAGGCCTTCTCGGAAACCGACTTCACGGAAGACCTGAAGAAGTTCGACGTGCCCACGCTCATCATCCACGGCGATGACGACCAGATTGTGCCCATCGGCGCATCCGCGATGCTCTCCTCGAAACTGGTGAAGAACTCCATCTTGAAGATCTATCCCGGCGGCTCCCACAGTCTTGGAGACACCGCCAAGGAACAACTCAACAAGGACCTGCTCGAATTCATCCAATCCTGA
- a CDS encoding GntR family transcriptional regulator, whose translation MSMSLPVGVANRMLLVTRPDQMARQAQPAIPPLPQRITLVAQTVRSLCDGIRSGRWQARLPGERDLCATLQVSRPTVRAALKDLQLKGWISVSHRKRREIRKVPSQSASATGNRIVGAVALAPLRTMPPASLLVIDILREQLAKNRWQMELVVDPSCYSKQPAKALERLMRKVPAAAWLLMGSSVPMQKWFLKSSIPCLVLGTCPEEFPLPSIDADYRATCRHAGMLLLRKGHRHIAMILPASSTGGDRESERGIREAVDGNSRARLTVLHHRNKAHLCALLDKTLASAERPTAFLVARAMHALTVTMHLMRRGFRLPKDAVVLSRDDESFLWHASPSLARYAVDAEKFARKAAKAMRELAETGTLASRTIRMMPTFIPDETLG comes from the coding sequence ATGAGTATGAGCTTGCCCGTGGGTGTGGCCAATCGCATGCTCTTGGTCACAAGACCTGACCAGATGGCACGACAAGCCCAGCCCGCAATTCCCCCGCTCCCACAGCGGATCACGCTCGTGGCACAGACTGTGCGCAGCTTGTGCGATGGCATCCGATCCGGACGCTGGCAGGCGCGCCTCCCTGGCGAGCGCGATCTCTGCGCCACTTTGCAGGTCAGCCGACCAACCGTGCGTGCCGCATTGAAGGACCTGCAGCTCAAGGGGTGGATCAGCGTCTCCCACCGGAAGCGGCGGGAGATTCGAAAGGTTCCATCCCAGAGTGCCAGCGCCACCGGCAACCGGATCGTGGGTGCGGTGGCTCTTGCCCCCTTGCGCACCATGCCTCCCGCCTCGCTGCTGGTCATTGATATCCTGCGCGAGCAGCTCGCAAAGAATCGCTGGCAGATGGAACTGGTCGTGGATCCCTCCTGCTACTCGAAACAACCGGCAAAGGCGCTCGAAAGACTCATGCGCAAAGTGCCCGCCGCTGCCTGGCTGCTCATGGGCTCAAGTGTTCCCATGCAGAAGTGGTTTCTCAAGTCCTCCATTCCATGCCTCGTACTCGGCACCTGCCCGGAAGAGTTCCCCCTTCCTTCCATTGATGCCGACTACCGAGCCACGTGCCGGCATGCGGGCATGCTGCTCCTGCGCAAAGGGCATCGACACATCGCGATGATACTGCCAGCCAGCAGCACCGGAGGGGACAGGGAAAGCGAACGCGGTATCCGCGAGGCGGTGGATGGGAATTCCAGGGCCCGCCTCACCGTGTTGCACCATCGGAACAAAGCCCACCTTTGTGCCCTTCTCGACAAGACCCTGGCATCCGCCGAGCGCCCCACCGCCTTCCTGGTGGCAAGGGCGATGCATGCACTCACGGTGACCATGCACCTCATGCGGCGTGGCTTTCGTCTGCCAAAAGATGCGGTGGTGCTGTCACGTGACGATGAGAGTTTCCTCTGGCATGCGAGCCCGTCCCTTGCCCGCTATGCAGTGGATGCGGAGAAGTTTGCCCGGAAGGCAGCCAAGGCCATGCGGGAGCTGGCGGAAACGGGGACACTGGCTTCGCGAACCATTCGCATGATGCCCACGTTCATCCCGGACGAAACGCTCGGCTGA
- a CDS encoding aminotransferase class III-fold pyridoxal phosphate-dependent enzyme, translated as MSWKLVTELSDADHALRDRAVEGFVPEKVFDIHTHLFHTRHFAEGKRPAFLDENRGYGLRDFNEAVARWMPGRQVEGLFFGYPSAGNDRAGENTWMQDQIAPVVQNSNTRALVLAAPEDDPAAVRRLLESGVFIGIKCYRLYAPVEDTRHATIESFTPEWMWQLCHEFDGVLMLHIMRDGGITDPHNVETLRRLCRRYPRCRLVLAHVARSFNYRHAREGLQNIVDLDNVVVDTSAVTQAGAFRAALEVLGPRRVLWGSDYMVSELRGICFTQGDGFTWVYADDTSARDLTVFGHHTLVSIESLLCLREACEDAGMTPADIQDIFRDNALRLLAPHLRPSSVPDSSDGPTRWREAREKISCGTGLMSKRAESFDPVSWPSYFSRCSGPHIWDMNGRRFVDFTGGVGAILLGHSDPEVNAAVHRRVNLGSYCTLVAPEEVELAELLLELHPWAQRVRYARGGGEALALAVRIARAATGRSGVAFCGYHGWSDWYLAANLGNHAALDGHLLPGLEPHGVPRELAGTSVPFKYNDLEAFESAMVQLDGRLAAVVMEPFRSELPRDGFVEKVAARCRAAGAVLIVDEVTAGWRFGFPGGCAKLGIEPDIAVYAKAMSNGIPCGAVVGRGSVMDAANTSFISSSYWTDGIGPAAALACIRKMRRAGTQAYVEKLGDQLHAMLRGLRSKHPALNLTLGNRPCAPSVTFALGSESLAAKALMIRKMLTRGFMMSSQLYVMQAHEESHLHSMITALDETLTEIGELQAAGRLGSEAGHAMPSSGFTRLA; from the coding sequence ATGTCCTGGAAACTGGTCACCGAACTTTCTGATGCGGATCACGCGCTGCGTGATCGTGCCGTCGAGGGCTTTGTCCCCGAAAAGGTTTTTGATATCCATACACACCTCTTTCACACCCGGCACTTTGCCGAGGGCAAACGACCCGCCTTCCTTGATGAGAATCGCGGCTACGGTTTGCGCGACTTCAATGAAGCTGTGGCGCGCTGGATGCCGGGGCGTCAGGTGGAGGGATTGTTCTTTGGTTACCCCTCAGCGGGTAATGATCGTGCGGGTGAGAATACCTGGATGCAGGATCAGATCGCTCCTGTGGTCCAGAACAGCAATACGCGTGCCCTTGTCCTTGCCGCGCCGGAGGATGATCCTGCCGCTGTGCGCCGTCTGCTGGAGAGTGGGGTCTTCATCGGCATCAAATGTTATCGCCTCTACGCCCCCGTGGAGGATACACGGCATGCGACCATCGAGTCCTTCACACCGGAGTGGATGTGGCAGCTTTGCCACGAGTTCGATGGCGTGCTGATGCTGCACATCATGCGCGATGGAGGGATCACAGATCCTCACAATGTCGAGACGCTGCGCCGTCTGTGCCGTCGCTATCCGCGTTGTCGCCTGGTGCTGGCGCATGTGGCGCGCTCCTTCAACTACCGCCACGCGCGAGAAGGTCTGCAGAACATCGTGGATCTCGACAACGTGGTCGTGGACACCTCCGCAGTGACTCAGGCCGGCGCGTTCCGTGCCGCGCTGGAGGTGCTCGGGCCGCGCCGGGTGCTCTGGGGCAGTGACTACATGGTCAGTGAGCTGCGCGGCATCTGCTTCACCCAGGGAGATGGCTTCACATGGGTCTATGCCGATGACACGTCAGCCAGGGACCTGACAGTCTTCGGCCATCACACACTCGTCAGCATTGAGTCACTCCTCTGCCTGAGGGAAGCGTGTGAGGACGCCGGCATGACACCGGCGGATATCCAGGACATCTTCCGCGACAACGCGCTCCGGCTGCTCGCTCCTCATCTGCGGCCCTCATCCGTGCCCGATTCGAGCGATGGTCCGACACGGTGGCGCGAGGCCCGCGAAAAGATCTCGTGCGGCACGGGTCTCATGTCGAAGCGTGCCGAGAGCTTCGATCCCGTGAGCTGGCCCAGTTATTTCTCGCGCTGTTCCGGGCCACACATTTGGGACATGAATGGCCGTCGTTTCGTGGACTTCACGGGCGGGGTGGGAGCTATCTTGCTGGGGCACAGCGATCCTGAGGTGAATGCTGCCGTGCATCGGCGGGTGAACCTGGGAAGCTACTGCACTTTGGTGGCGCCAGAGGAAGTCGAACTGGCGGAACTGCTGCTTGAGCTTCATCCCTGGGCACAGCGGGTGCGTTATGCGCGTGGAGGAGGTGAGGCGCTGGCCCTGGCTGTTCGTATCGCGCGTGCGGCGACTGGTCGCAGTGGGGTGGCGTTCTGCGGCTACCATGGGTGGAGTGACTGGTATCTCGCGGCGAATCTCGGCAACCACGCGGCGCTGGATGGACATCTGCTTCCGGGCCTTGAGCCACACGGGGTGCCACGCGAACTCGCAGGTACTTCGGTTCCCTTCAAATACAACGACCTTGAGGCGTTCGAATCCGCGATGGTGCAGCTTGATGGCCGTCTCGCTGCTGTGGTCATGGAGCCTTTCCGTTCCGAGCTTCCGCGTGATGGCTTTGTTGAGAAGGTGGCAGCGCGGTGCCGTGCTGCGGGTGCGGTGCTCATCGTGGATGAAGTCACGGCAGGCTGGCGCTTTGGTTTCCCAGGCGGATGCGCGAAGCTGGGAATCGAGCCCGACATCGCTGTGTATGCCAAGGCGATGAGCAATGGCATTCCCTGCGGTGCTGTCGTGGGGCGCGGCTCTGTCATGGATGCTGCCAACACCAGCTTCATCTCCAGCAGCTACTGGACGGACGGCATTGGCCCCGCTGCGGCGCTCGCCTGCATTCGAAAGATGCGACGCGCCGGCACGCAGGCTTACGTGGAGAAGCTCGGCGACCAACTTCACGCCATGTTGAGAGGGCTCCGCTCAAAGCATCCCGCCTTAAATCTCACCCTTGGGAACCGCCCTTGTGCGCCATCAGTCACGTTTGCCTTGGGATCTGAATCCCTTGCCGCCAAGGCCCTCATGATTCGCAAGATGCTCACGCGGGGATTCATGATGTCCAGTCAGCTCTATGTGATGCAGGCTCATGAGGAGTCCCATCTTCATTCCATGATCACGGCGCTTGATGAAACGCTCACGGAAATAGGAGAGCTGCAGGCTGCTGGTCGCCTCGGAAGTGAGGCCGGTCATGCCATGCCCAGCAGTGGCTTCACCCGTCTCGCCTGA